In Eptesicus fuscus isolate TK198812 chromosome 23, DD_ASM_mEF_20220401, whole genome shotgun sequence, one genomic interval encodes:
- the TOP3B gene encoding DNA topoisomerase 3-beta-1 produces the protein MKTVLMVAEKPSLAQSIAKILSRGNMSSHKGLNGTCSVHEYTGTFAGQPVRFKMTSVCGHVMTLDFLGKYNKWDKVDPAELFSQAPTEKKEANPKLNMVKFLQVEGKGCDYIVLWLDCDKEGENICFEVLDAVLPAMNPARGGEKTVFRARFSSITDTDICNAMARLGEPDHNEALSVDARQELDLRIGCAFTRFQTKYFQGKYGDLDSSLISFGPCQTPTLGFCVERHDKIQSFKPETYWVLQAKVNADKDRSLLLDWDRVRVFDREIAQMFLNMTKLEKEAQVEATSKKEKAKQRPLALNTVEMLRVASSSLGMGPQHAMQTAERLYTQGYISYPRTETTHYPENFDLKGPLRQQANHPYWADTVKQLLAEGINRPRKGHDAGDHPPITPMRSATEAELGGEAWRLYEYITRHFIATVSYDCKYLQNTISFRIGPEHFTCTVKTVISPGFTEIMPWQSVPLEESLPTCQRGDTFPVGEVKLLEKQTSPPDYLTEAELITLMEKHGIGTDASIPVHINNICQRNYVVVESGRRLKPTNLGIVLVHGYYKIDAELVLPTIRSAVEKQLNLIAQGKADYRQVLGHTLDIFKRKFHYFVDSIAGMDELMEVSFSPLAATGKPLSRCGKCHRFMKYIQAKPSRLHCSHCDETYTLPQNGTIKLYKELRCPLDDFELVLWSSGSRGKSYPLCPYCYNHPPFRDMKKGMGCNECTHPTCQHSLSMLGIGQCVECESGVLVLDPTSGPKWKVACNKCNVVAHCFENAHRVRVSPETCSSCEAALLDVDFNKAKSPLLGDETQHTGCVFCDPVFQELVELRHAASCHPMHRGGPGRRQGRGRARGRRPAGKPGARRPKDKMSALAAYFV, from the exons ATGAAGACTGTGCTCATGGTTGCAGAAAAGCCATCTTTGGCCCAGTCCATTGCCAAAATCCTCTCTCGAG GGAACATGTCCTCACACAAAGGGCTGAATGGCACGTGCTCCGTGCACGAGTACACAGGGACCTTTGCTGGCCAGCCGGTCCGCTTCAAGATGACGTCCGTCTGTGGTCATGTGATGACCCTGGATTTCCTGG GAAAGTACAACAAATGGGACAAAGTGGACCCCGCAGAGCTGTTCAGCCAGGCCCCGACGGAGAAGAAGGAAGCCAACCCCAAGCTGAACATGGTGAAGTTCCTGCAG GTGGAGGGCAAAGGCTGCGACTACATCGTGCTCTGGCTGGACTGCGACAAGGAAGGGGAGAACATCTGCTTCGAG GTCTTGGATGCCGTGCTGCCCGCCATGAATCCGGCCCGTGGCGGTGAGAAGACAGTGTTCCGGGCCAGGTTCAGCTCCATCACGGACACAGACATCTGCAATGCCATGGCCCGCCTGGGCGAGCCTGACCACAACGAGGCACTCTCGGTGGATGCCCGGCAGGAGCTAGACCTGCGCATTGGCTGTGCCTTCACCAG GTTTCAGACTAAGTACTTCCAGGGGAAATATGGCGATTTAGACAGCTCTCTCATCTCCTTTGGGCCATGTCAGACCCCTACCCTGGGCTTCTGCGTGGAGAGACATGACAAAATCCAGTCCTTCAAACCAGAGACCTACTGGGTGCTGCAGGCCAAg GTTAACGCTGATAAAGACAGATCTCTCCTTTTGGACTGGGACCGCGTGCGCGTGTTTGACCGGGAGATTGCGCAGATGTTTTTAAACATGACCAAGCTGGAGAAGGAAGCCCAG GTGGAAGCCACAAGCAAAAAAGAGAAGGCCAAGCAGAGGCCCCTGGCCCTGAACACTGTGGAGATGCTTCGTGTGGCCAGCTCTTCCCTGG GCATGGGGCCACAGCATGCCATGCAGACCGCTGAGCGGCTCTACACCCAAGGCTACATCAGCTACCCGCGAACCGAGACCACCCACTACCCCGAGAACTTTGACCTGAAGGGCCCTCTACGGCAGCAGGCCAACCACCCCTACTGGGCCGACACG GTGAAGCAGTTGCTCGCAGAAGGTATCAACCGGCCACGGAAAGGTCACGATGCTGGTGACCATCCCCCCATCACCCCCATGAGGTCTGCCACAGAGGCCGAATTAG GGGGCGAGGCGTGGCGGCTCTATGAGTACATCACGAGGCACTTCATTGCCACGGTGAGCTATGACTGCAAGTACCTCCAGAACACCATTTCCTTCCGGATCGGGCCCGAGCACTTCACCTGCACCGTGAAGACTGTCATCTCACCAG GCTTTACAGAGATCATGCCCTGGCAGAGCGTGCCCCTGGAGGAgagcctgcccacctgccagagggGCGACACCTTCCCCGTGGGCGAGGTGAAGCTGCTGGAGAAGCAGACGAGCCCCCCTGACTACCTGACGGAGGCCGAGCTCATCACGCTCATGGAGAAGCATGGCATCG GGACGGACGCCAGCATCCCCGTGCACATCAACAACATCTGCCAGCGCAACTATGTGGTCGTGGAGAGTGGGCGGCGGCTCAAGCCCACCAACCTTGGCATCGTCCTGGTGCACGGCTACTACAAGATCG ATGCGGAGCTGGTGCTCCCCACCATCCGCAGCGCCGTGGAGAAGCAGCTGAACCTCATTGCTCAGGGCAAGGCCGACTACCGCCAGGTCCTGGGCCACACCCTGGACATCTTCAAGAGGAAGTTCCACTACTTCGTGGACTCCATCGCAG GCATGGATGAGCTGATGGAGGTGTCCTTTTCACCTCTGGCAGCCACAGGCAAGCCCCTCTCCCGCTGCGGGAAGTGCCACCGGTTCATGAAGTACATCCAG GCCAAGCCGAGTCGCCTGCACTGCTCCCACTGCGATGAGACCTACACCCTCCCCCAGAATGGCACCATCAAGCTCTACAAGGAGCTCCGGTGCCCGCTGGACGACTTCGAGCTGGTCCTGTGGTCCTCGGGCTCTCGGGGCAAGAGCTACCCTCTGTGCCCCTATTGCTACAACCACCCGCCCTTCCGGGACATGAAGAAAG gCATGGGCTGCAATGAGTGCACGCACCCCACCTGCCAGCACTCCCTGAGCATGCTGGGCATCGGCCAGTGCGTGGAGTGCGAGAGCGGGGTGCTGGTGCTGGACCCCACCTCGGGCCCCAAGTGGAAGGTGGCCTGCAACAAGTGCAACGTGGTGGCTCACTGCTTCGAGAACGCCCACCGCGTGCGGGTGTCCCCCGAGacctgcagctcctgtgaggcTGCCCTGCTCGACGTGGACTTCAACAAGGCCAAGTCCCCACTCCTGGGCGATGAGACGCAGCACACGGGCTGTGTGTTCTGCGACCCCGTCTTCCAGGAGCTCGTGGAGCTGCGGCACGCGGCCTCCTGCCACCCCATGCACCGGggcgggccagggaggaggcagggccgagGGCGGGCCCGGGGCCGCCGGCCTGCCGGGAAGCCCGGTGCCAGGCGACCAAAGGACAAGATGTCAGCCCTGGCTGCCTACTTTGTATGA